A part of Myxococcus landrumus genomic DNA contains:
- a CDS encoding HD domain-containing phosphohydrolase, with translation MRLFKAILLLMLLVSIVPTLMVGWLSVSHTRELLVRDAQELAQERVKQLRLKAEIFLGEPTEAVMGLARVPNFFALPLPAQQTHLASVLSQRREVLAITVFGPDARRLPGLQAFSRHDVSPTDLASHEERSRLLLEGGMEGPRYSNAVPVSGGGPVVTLAFPVGEPIKGFIAADLSLAGLRHMLEQERVGSTGFAYLADPRGHLVVGGGGVASLGGDVSQRSPVAHLLRQLASTPNAELFHVGNFGEGRDAVVAAYTVLPETGWAILSEQPVEHAYRQVETMEQRILVGLGAAILVALVMAALFSRNLTRPLKVFTDGALELARGKFGVEVKIPQRNELGELAQTFNYMSKQLLAYDMENRGLYESLEKGYLETIVALANSIDSKDAYTRGHSQRVGDVAVEIGRELNLTERELRQLQYGGILHDIGKIGIVESILCKQSKLTDQEMAIMREHPAIGDAIIGPVSFLGAVRACVRHHHERWDGTGYPDRLRGEDIPLLARIVACADTFDACTSTRPYQKAMPLEKAMEILDALTGAQLDPQVVAALRRVLAKKGVRLEGHRLPVKLAS, from the coding sequence GTGCGTCTGTTCAAAGCCATCCTCCTGTTGATGCTGCTGGTCAGCATCGTCCCCACGCTGATGGTGGGGTGGCTGTCCGTCTCGCACACGCGCGAGCTCCTGGTGCGCGACGCGCAGGAGCTGGCCCAGGAGCGCGTGAAGCAGTTGCGGCTCAAGGCCGAAATCTTCCTGGGCGAGCCCACCGAGGCCGTCATGGGACTGGCCCGGGTCCCGAACTTCTTCGCGCTCCCCCTGCCCGCGCAGCAGACGCACCTGGCCTCGGTGCTCTCCCAGCGGCGCGAGGTGCTGGCCATCACCGTCTTCGGCCCCGACGCCAGGCGACTGCCGGGGCTCCAGGCCTTCTCCCGCCACGACGTGTCCCCCACCGACCTGGCCTCGCATGAGGAGCGCAGCCGCTTGCTGCTCGAGGGCGGCATGGAGGGGCCTCGCTATTCGAACGCGGTGCCGGTGAGCGGCGGAGGTCCCGTCGTGACGCTGGCCTTCCCCGTGGGCGAACCCATCAAGGGCTTCATCGCCGCGGACCTGTCGCTCGCGGGACTGCGCCACATGCTGGAGCAGGAGCGCGTGGGCAGCACGGGCTTCGCGTATCTGGCGGACCCCCGGGGACATCTCGTCGTCGGTGGAGGCGGCGTGGCGTCGCTGGGCGGCGATGTGTCCCAGCGCAGCCCCGTGGCGCACCTGCTGCGGCAGCTGGCCTCCACGCCCAACGCGGAGCTGTTCCACGTGGGCAACTTCGGCGAGGGCCGCGACGCGGTGGTCGCCGCGTACACGGTGCTGCCCGAGACGGGCTGGGCCATCCTCTCCGAACAACCGGTGGAGCACGCCTACCGACAAGTGGAGACGATGGAGCAGCGCATCCTCGTGGGCCTGGGCGCGGCCATCCTCGTCGCGCTGGTGATGGCGGCCCTCTTTTCCCGCAACCTCACCCGCCCCCTCAAGGTCTTCACCGACGGCGCGCTGGAGCTGGCGCGCGGCAAGTTCGGCGTGGAGGTGAAGATTCCGCAGCGGAACGAGCTGGGCGAACTGGCCCAGACCTTCAACTACATGAGCAAGCAGTTGCTCGCGTACGACATGGAGAACCGGGGCCTCTACGAGAGCCTGGAGAAGGGCTACCTGGAGACCATCGTCGCGCTGGCCAACTCCATCGACTCGAAGGACGCCTACACGCGGGGCCACAGCCAGCGGGTGGGCGACGTGGCGGTGGAGATTGGCCGCGAGCTGAACCTCACCGAGCGCGAGCTGCGTCAGCTCCAGTACGGCGGCATCCTCCACGACATCGGCAAGATTGGCATCGTCGAGTCCATCCTCTGCAAGCAGTCGAAGCTGACGGACCAGGAGATGGCCATCATGCGCGAGCACCCCGCCATCGGTGACGCCATCATCGGTCCCGTCAGCTTCCTGGGCGCGGTGCGCGCGTGCGTGCGCCATCACCACGAGCGATGGGACGGAACGGGCTATCCGGACCGGCTGCGCGGCGAGGACATTCCGCTGCTCGCGCGCATCGTCGCCTGCGCGGACACGTTCGACGCCTGCACCTCCACGCGGCCGTACCAGAAGGCCATGCCGCTGGAGAAGGCCATGGAGATTCTCGACGCCCTCACCGGCGCGCAGCTGGACCCGCAGGTGGTGGCGGCCCTGCGGAGGGTGCTGGCCAAGAAGGGCGTGCGCCTGGAAGGCCACCGGCTGCCCGTCAAGCTGGCCTCGTGA
- a CDS encoding DUF971 domain-containing protein: MSFWDRIKPSTPSATATDARLSSDGSRLELTWDDGAKTTATAQALRQHCPCAGCVDEWTNQRTLDTTKVPADLRVNQVHPVGNYALTFAFSDGHTTGIYPWKLLRELTQPIN; encoded by the coding sequence TTGAGCTTCTGGGACCGCATCAAGCCCTCGACCCCCTCCGCCACCGCGACGGACGCACGCCTGTCATCGGATGGCTCCCGTCTGGAGCTGACCTGGGATGACGGGGCGAAGACGACCGCTACCGCGCAGGCACTTCGCCAACACTGCCCCTGCGCCGGCTGCGTGGACGAGTGGACCAACCAGCGCACGCTGGACACCACCAAGGTCCCCGCGGACCTGCGGGTGAATCAGGTGCACCCGGTGGGCAACTACGCGCTGACGTTCGCCTTCAGCGACGGCCACACCACCGGCATCTACCCCTGGAAGCTGCTGCGCGAACTCACCCAGCCCATCAACTGA
- a CDS encoding serine/threonine-protein kinase has product MNERYRLIKPLASGGMAELFLGVARGAEGFERTVAIKRILPHLAKEPDIARMFLAEARLATQLQHQNIATVFDVGEDASGLFLVMELVDGWDLGVLLRLAARQGQRFPPHLAAFITLQSLAGLHHAYRKTHEGRPVMVAHRDVSPSNILVSREGEVKVTDFGIARLSGASFTEPGLFKGKEAYSAPEVLQGAPATELSDQFSLGLVFHELLTGAHPFAGITASGSVAVAIVSRDVPPLPPEIPASLADAVRRMLARAPEARFPSAQAVGEVLARWLSQSGEPASADALTTFLSTLAPPPTLKEQGEAASDKAPLAPPPVAPASSIWASTEEEEEEPSELAGIEMSSSGRLIHRCARCSTPLSAPRAPCAVCNPELASPAPSAFAPHAHGMASASIQTADDGGRSGANRAPAAHVAERSHGLGEGRPAATAGTRSAGSSPGGAPHGASGVRTPPSVGARPGPASPSPETGSGTLSLADSVEFAHRRPSAPSVLRAGADALELEERAPRPPSDWEERPEPAAPPRRWGRFVIALLGIAFAVGASMWLWPQRTRVSGRLMASMDRPMAPAVLMLMSEPSGATVLVDDKPVGTTPLALDNLYPEGPINVQVRHKGYRTWKGTFPGGEAAQLEVKLQR; this is encoded by the coding sequence GTGAATGAACGCTATCGGCTCATCAAGCCCCTGGCTTCTGGAGGCATGGCGGAGCTCTTCCTCGGAGTGGCGCGCGGTGCGGAAGGTTTCGAGCGCACCGTCGCCATCAAGCGCATCCTGCCGCACCTGGCGAAAGAGCCGGACATCGCCCGGATGTTCCTGGCCGAGGCCCGGCTCGCCACCCAGCTTCAACACCAGAACATCGCCACGGTGTTCGACGTGGGCGAAGACGCATCGGGCCTCTTCCTGGTGATGGAGCTGGTGGACGGGTGGGACCTGGGCGTGCTGCTGCGGCTCGCCGCCAGACAAGGGCAGCGCTTTCCTCCCCATCTCGCGGCATTCATCACGCTCCAGTCACTCGCGGGACTGCACCACGCCTACCGCAAGACGCATGAGGGACGGCCCGTGATGGTCGCCCATCGCGACGTCTCACCGTCCAACATCCTCGTGTCCCGTGAGGGCGAGGTGAAGGTGACGGACTTCGGCATCGCCCGGCTGAGCGGCGCGTCCTTCACCGAGCCTGGACTCTTCAAGGGCAAGGAGGCCTACAGCGCTCCCGAGGTCCTTCAAGGCGCCCCCGCTACGGAGCTGAGCGACCAGTTCTCCCTGGGGCTCGTCTTCCACGAGCTGCTCACGGGTGCGCATCCCTTCGCCGGCATCACGGCATCGGGCTCGGTCGCGGTGGCCATCGTCTCGCGCGACGTGCCGCCCCTGCCCCCGGAGATTCCCGCCTCCCTCGCCGATGCGGTCCGCCGCATGCTGGCCCGTGCGCCCGAGGCCCGGTTCCCCTCGGCACAGGCCGTGGGGGAAGTGCTCGCACGATGGCTGTCGCAGTCCGGCGAGCCCGCGAGCGCCGACGCCCTCACCACCTTCCTGTCGACCCTGGCCCCACCTCCCACGCTGAAGGAGCAGGGTGAGGCGGCCTCGGACAAAGCACCCCTGGCACCACCGCCCGTCGCGCCCGCGTCCAGCATCTGGGCGAGCACGGAGGAGGAAGAGGAGGAGCCCTCGGAGCTGGCGGGCATCGAGATGAGCTCCAGCGGACGGCTCATTCACCGCTGCGCGCGCTGCAGCACCCCGCTGTCCGCGCCCCGTGCGCCGTGTGCCGTCTGCAATCCGGAGCTCGCGTCCCCTGCTCCCAGTGCCTTCGCGCCGCATGCCCACGGGATGGCTTCCGCGAGCATCCAGACCGCGGACGATGGTGGACGCAGTGGAGCGAACCGTGCGCCGGCCGCGCATGTCGCTGAGCGGTCCCATGGCCTCGGTGAGGGTCGACCGGCCGCGACCGCGGGCACTCGTTCAGCGGGCTCCTCACCGGGTGGCGCGCCCCATGGTGCCTCCGGAGTCAGGACGCCGCCCAGCGTGGGTGCGCGCCCCGGCCCGGCGTCGCCCTCGCCCGAGACAGGCTCCGGCACCCTGAGCCTCGCCGACAGCGTCGAGTTCGCGCATCGCCGTCCCTCCGCGCCCAGCGTGCTTCGCGCGGGCGCTGATGCCCTGGAGCTCGAGGAGCGTGCGCCTCGGCCGCCGAGCGACTGGGAGGAGCGCCCCGAGCCCGCCGCGCCTCCGAGACGCTGGGGGCGCTTCGTCATCGCGCTCCTGGGCATCGCGTTCGCCGTGGGTGCCAGCATGTGGCTGTGGCCTCAGCGCACCCGAGTCTCGGGGCGGCTCATGGCCAGCATGGACCGGCCCATGGCGCCCGCCGTGCTCATGCTCATGAGCGAGCCCTCCGGCGCCACCGTGCTGGTTGACGACAAGCCCGTGGGGACGACGCCCCTCGCACTCGACAACCTCTACCCCGAGGGTCCCATCAATGTTCAGGTCCGTCACAAGGGCTATCGGACCTGGAAGGGCACCTTCCCCGGCGGCGAAGCAGCGCAGCTCGAGGTGAAGCTCCAGCGCTGA
- a CDS encoding ClpXP protease specificity-enhancing factor SspB: MEDSKDLDKKERLLAALDQGMVMIHLDARRPGVLVPVSLRGEAHLRLNLSYRFDPPDLTVGEWGVRCTLSFSGSRFKVAVPWSALFAIASHVTKESWMYMEDMPPELLQQPVAPRPSPQPVPVAAERPRTFLREVPAEPVDEPPPVAAAAAEVPPEGPKDDAPPPRRGHLRLVK, encoded by the coding sequence ATGGAAGACTCGAAGGATTTGGACAAGAAGGAGCGACTGCTCGCCGCGTTGGACCAGGGGATGGTGATGATCCACCTGGATGCGCGCCGGCCGGGTGTGCTCGTTCCCGTTTCTCTGCGGGGAGAGGCGCACCTGCGTCTCAACCTGTCGTATCGCTTTGACCCACCAGACCTGACGGTGGGCGAGTGGGGCGTGCGTTGTACGCTGAGCTTCTCGGGGTCTCGCTTCAAGGTGGCGGTGCCCTGGTCGGCGTTGTTCGCCATTGCCAGCCACGTGACGAAGGAGTCGTGGATGTACATGGAGGACATGCCGCCGGAGCTGCTTCAGCAGCCGGTGGCGCCGCGTCCTTCGCCGCAGCCGGTGCCAGTCGCCGCTGAGCGCCCACGCACCTTCCTGCGAGAGGTTCCCGCGGAGCCGGTGGATGAGCCACCTCCCGTGGCAGCCGCCGCGGCGGAAGTCCCGCCGGAAGGGCCCAAGGACGATGCACCGCCGCCTCGCCGGGGGCATCTGCGCCTGGTGAAGTGA
- the smpB gene encoding SsrA-binding protein SmpB — protein MASGGKSKGPAGGEQAIKVVAENRRARFDYTVDEKVEAGLELTGSEVKSLREGVANLSDAYALPKGSELFLLNAHIGSYKSASVFDHLPTRGRKLLMHRAEIDRWVTKVRERGYSIIPLVLYFKKGRAKVELGLCRGKTHEDRRQDIKERETKREMDRAVRRR, from the coding sequence ATGGCATCGGGCGGAAAGTCGAAGGGGCCGGCGGGCGGCGAGCAGGCAATCAAGGTGGTCGCCGAGAATCGGCGTGCGCGCTTCGACTACACCGTCGATGAGAAAGTGGAGGCGGGCCTGGAGCTGACGGGAAGCGAGGTGAAGTCGTTGCGAGAAGGGGTGGCCAACCTCTCGGACGCCTATGCGCTTCCCAAGGGCAGCGAGCTGTTCTTGCTCAATGCCCACATTGGCTCCTACAAGTCCGCCAGCGTGTTCGACCATCTGCCCACGCGCGGCCGGAAGCTGCTGATGCACCGGGCGGAGATTGACCGTTGGGTCACCAAGGTGCGGGAGCGTGGTTATTCCATCATCCCGCTTGTGCTGTATTTCAAGAAAGGGCGCGCCAAGGTGGAGCTGGGGCTCTGTCGGGGCAAGACACACGAGGACCGGCGCCAAGACATCAAGGAACGGGAGACGAAGCGGGAGATGGACCGGGCTGTGCGCCGACGTTGA
- the panC gene encoding pantoate--beta-alanine ligase, with translation MTTPAVLRTVEEVKTWAAGLRREGRRLALVPTMGYLHEGHLSLIREGRRRADVVAVSIFVNPTQFGPREDLSRYPRDFDGDLAKCGAAGADVVFAPGPEAMYPPGYQTYVEVTDVSQGLCGARRPGHFRGVATIVTQLLTLFRPEAALFGEKDYQQLQVIRALNRDLHLGADIVGMPTIREPDGLAMSSRNAYLSPEERQRALSLSRGLRAALTLLQGDTRDAVALTGAVRHELAAAGLREDYVELVDAERLTPLDSVAPGQAARLLVAAFSGTTRLIDNMALGG, from the coding sequence ATGACGACGCCCGCCGTCCTGCGCACCGTGGAAGAAGTGAAGACGTGGGCGGCGGGCTTGCGCCGTGAGGGGCGCCGGCTCGCGCTGGTGCCCACCATGGGCTACCTGCATGAAGGGCACCTCTCGCTCATTCGCGAGGGGCGCCGTCGCGCCGACGTGGTGGCCGTCTCCATCTTCGTCAATCCGACCCAGTTCGGGCCTCGGGAGGACCTCTCGCGCTACCCGCGAGACTTCGATGGGGACCTGGCGAAGTGTGGCGCCGCGGGTGCGGATGTCGTCTTCGCGCCCGGCCCCGAGGCCATGTATCCCCCCGGCTACCAGACGTACGTCGAGGTGACGGACGTCAGCCAGGGGCTGTGTGGTGCCCGACGTCCGGGTCACTTCCGGGGCGTGGCCACCATCGTCACCCAGCTTTTGACGCTCTTCCGTCCGGAGGCCGCGCTCTTCGGCGAGAAGGACTACCAGCAGCTGCAGGTCATCCGGGCGTTGAACCGCGACCTGCACCTGGGAGCGGACATCGTCGGGATGCCGACGATTCGCGAGCCCGACGGGCTGGCGATGAGCAGCCGAAATGCCTACTTGTCCCCAGAAGAGAGGCAGCGCGCGCTGTCTCTGTCGCGAGGACTGAGGGCGGCGCTCACGTTGCTGCAGGGAGATACTCGGGACGCGGTGGCGCTGACAGGTGCCGTCCGGCACGAGCTGGCGGCGGCCGGGCTGCGCGAGGACTACGTGGAGCTGGTGGATGCCGAGCGCCTCACGCCGCTCGACTCCGTGGCTCCTGGACAGGCTGCTCGCTTGCTTGTGGCGGCTTTCAGCGGCACGACACGGCTCATCGACAACATGGCATTGGGCGGTTAG
- the panB gene encoding 3-methyl-2-oxobutanoate hydroxymethyltransferase: MKDKVTIHTLKRLKQIGQKICMVTAYDATFARIFDQSGADVLLVGDSLGMVVQGHDSTLPVTMDQMVYHSAAVTRSTRRAHVVGDMPFMSYQVSPQDAVRNAGRLVTEGGVGSVKLEGGAEFADTVRAIVRASIPVMGHLGLTPQSVHKMGGYVVQGRDEEQGRKILDDALALEAAGAYSLVLEGVPLDLARTITQRLSIPVIGIGAGKYCDGQVLVCYDLLGMNPDFKPKFVKHYANLHGAISDAAGAFFSEIREGVFPDDEHSFKASKGLRAVTAAPAMGAGAPPQGETQVTAEGGEEKVGPVYGIPV; encoded by the coding sequence TGCCCGCATCTTCGACCAGTCGGGAGCGGACGTCCTGCTCGTGGGCGACTCCCTCGGAATGGTGGTCCAGGGACATGACTCCACGCTGCCGGTGACGATGGACCAGATGGTCTACCACTCGGCGGCGGTCACCCGGAGCACGCGGCGCGCGCACGTGGTGGGCGACATGCCCTTCATGAGCTACCAGGTGTCCCCGCAGGACGCGGTCCGCAACGCGGGGCGGCTGGTGACGGAGGGCGGAGTGGGCAGCGTGAAGCTGGAGGGTGGCGCCGAGTTCGCCGACACGGTGCGCGCCATCGTCCGGGCCAGCATCCCGGTGATGGGGCACCTGGGGCTGACGCCGCAGTCGGTCCACAAGATGGGCGGCTATGTCGTCCAGGGACGCGACGAGGAGCAGGGCCGCAAGATTCTCGACGACGCGCTGGCCCTGGAGGCCGCGGGTGCCTATTCGCTCGTCCTGGAGGGCGTGCCTCTAGACCTGGCGCGCACGATTACGCAGCGGCTCTCCATCCCCGTCATCGGCATTGGCGCGGGCAAGTACTGCGATGGACAGGTGCTCGTCTGCTACGACCTCTTGGGGATGAACCCGGACTTCAAGCCCAAGTTCGTCAAGCACTACGCCAACCTGCACGGGGCCATCTCCGACGCCGCGGGCGCCTTCTTCTCCGAGATTCGGGAGGGTGTGTTCCCGGACGACGAACACTCGTTCAAGGCGAGCAAGGGCCTGCGCGCGGTGACGGCTGCTCCAGCGATGGGCGCGGGTGCTCCGCCGCAAGGGGAGACCCAGGTCACCGCCGAGGGTGGTGAAGAGAAGGTCGGCCCCGTCTACGGAATCCCGGTGTAA